In the Ciconia boyciana chromosome 23, ASM3463844v1, whole genome shotgun sequence genome, one interval contains:
- the PPARD gene encoding peroxisome proliferator-activated receptor delta isoform X2 encodes MVASRPSDPSGGPDSSLPSSSYTDLSQSSSPSLSDQLQMGCEEAALGALNVECRVCGDKASGFHYGVHACEGCKGFFRRTIRMKLEYEKCERSCKIQKKNRNKCQYCRFQKCLSLGMSHNAIRFGRMPEAEKRKLVAGLTASEISCQNPQVADLKAFSKHIYNAYLKNFNMTKKKARGILTGKASSTPPFVIHDMDTLWQAEKGLVWKQLVNGIPPYKEIGVHVFYRCQCTTVETVRELTEFAKSIPSFLGLYLNDQVTLLKYGVHEAIFAMLASIMNKDGLLVANGNGFVTREFLRSLRKPFNEIMEPKFEFAVKFNALELDDSDLSLFVAAIILCGDRPGLMNVKQVEKIQDNILRALEFHLQSNHPDAQYLFPKLLQKMADLRQLVTEHAQLVQKIKKTETETSLHPLLQEIYKDMY; translated from the exons atGGTGGCAAGCAGACCCTCAGACCCAAGTGGAGGACCAGACAGCTCGCTGCCTTCGAGCAGCTACACAG ACCTTTCGCAgagctcctctccttccctgtcGGACCAACTGCAGATGGGCTGCGAGGAGGCGGCCTTGGGAGCGCTGAACGTGGAGTGCAGGGTCTGCGGAGACAAAGCCTCGGGCTTTCATTACGGCGTGCACGCCTGCGAGGGCTGCAAG GGTTTCTTCCGCCGGACGATCCGCATGAAGCTGGAGTACGAGAAGTGCGAGCGGAGCTGCAAGATTCAGAAGAAGAACCGGAACAAGTGCCAGTACTGCCGCTTCCAGAAATGCCTCTCGCTGGGCATGTCGCACAATG CAATCCGTTTTGGCCGCATGCCggaggcagagaagaggaagcTGGTGGCAGGACTGACGGCGAGTGAGATCAGCTGCCAGAACCCGCAGGTGGCCGACCTGAAAGCTTTCTCCAAGCACATCTACAACGCCTACCTGAAAAACTTCAACATGACCAAAAAGAAGGCGAGAGGTATCTTGACCGGGAaggccagcagcacccca CCTTTTGTGATCCATGACATGGACACCTTGTGGCAGGCAGAAAAGGGGCTAGTCTGGAAACAGCTAGTGAACGGAATTCCCCCCTACAAGGAGATCGGGGTGCACGTCTTCTACCGCTGCCAGTGCACCACGGTGGAGACCGTGCGGGAGCTCACGGAGTTCGCCAAGAGCATCCCCAGCTTCTTAGGCCTCTACTTGAACGACCAAGTGACTCTGCTGAAGTACGGGGTGCACGAGGCCATCTTTGCCATGCTGGCCTCTATCATGAACAAGGATGGGCTGTTGGTGGCCAATGGGAACGGCTTTGTGACTCGTGAGTTCCTGCGTAGCCTGCGCAAGCCCTTCAACGAGATCATGGAGCCCAAATTCGAGTTTGCTGTAAAATTCAACGCGCTGGAGCTGGATGACAGTGACCTGTCTCTGTTTGTGGCTGCCATTATCCTGTGCGGAG ACCGTCCTGGCCTGATGAACGTGAAGCAGGTGGAGAAGATCCAAGACAACATCCTGCGAGCGCTGGAGTTTCACCTGCAGTCTAACCACCCGGATGCCCAGTACCTCTTCCCCaagctgctgcagaagatgGCCGACCTGCGGCAGCTGGTGACGGAGCACGCCCAGCTGGTGCAGAAGATCAAGAAGACGGAGACGGAGACATCTCTGCACCCGCTTCTACAGGAGATCTACAAGGACATGTACTAA
- the PPARD gene encoding peroxisome proliferator-activated receptor delta isoform X1, which produces MEQLQEEVPEVREEEEEEEKAVMVASRPSDPSGGPDSSLPSSSYTDLSQSSSPSLSDQLQMGCEEAALGALNVECRVCGDKASGFHYGVHACEGCKGFFRRTIRMKLEYEKCERSCKIQKKNRNKCQYCRFQKCLSLGMSHNAIRFGRMPEAEKRKLVAGLTASEISCQNPQVADLKAFSKHIYNAYLKNFNMTKKKARGILTGKASSTPPFVIHDMDTLWQAEKGLVWKQLVNGIPPYKEIGVHVFYRCQCTTVETVRELTEFAKSIPSFLGLYLNDQVTLLKYGVHEAIFAMLASIMNKDGLLVANGNGFVTREFLRSLRKPFNEIMEPKFEFAVKFNALELDDSDLSLFVAAIILCGDRPGLMNVKQVEKIQDNILRALEFHLQSNHPDAQYLFPKLLQKMADLRQLVTEHAQLVQKIKKTETETSLHPLLQEIYKDMY; this is translated from the exons ATGGAACAACTACAGGAGGAAGTACCTGAGgtcagggaagaggaggaggaagaggaaaaggcagtgatGGTGGCAAGCAGACCCTCAGACCCAAGTGGAGGACCAGACAGCTCGCTGCCTTCGAGCAGCTACACAG ACCTTTCGCAgagctcctctccttccctgtcGGACCAACTGCAGATGGGCTGCGAGGAGGCGGCCTTGGGAGCGCTGAACGTGGAGTGCAGGGTCTGCGGAGACAAAGCCTCGGGCTTTCATTACGGCGTGCACGCCTGCGAGGGCTGCAAG GGTTTCTTCCGCCGGACGATCCGCATGAAGCTGGAGTACGAGAAGTGCGAGCGGAGCTGCAAGATTCAGAAGAAGAACCGGAACAAGTGCCAGTACTGCCGCTTCCAGAAATGCCTCTCGCTGGGCATGTCGCACAATG CAATCCGTTTTGGCCGCATGCCggaggcagagaagaggaagcTGGTGGCAGGACTGACGGCGAGTGAGATCAGCTGCCAGAACCCGCAGGTGGCCGACCTGAAAGCTTTCTCCAAGCACATCTACAACGCCTACCTGAAAAACTTCAACATGACCAAAAAGAAGGCGAGAGGTATCTTGACCGGGAaggccagcagcacccca CCTTTTGTGATCCATGACATGGACACCTTGTGGCAGGCAGAAAAGGGGCTAGTCTGGAAACAGCTAGTGAACGGAATTCCCCCCTACAAGGAGATCGGGGTGCACGTCTTCTACCGCTGCCAGTGCACCACGGTGGAGACCGTGCGGGAGCTCACGGAGTTCGCCAAGAGCATCCCCAGCTTCTTAGGCCTCTACTTGAACGACCAAGTGACTCTGCTGAAGTACGGGGTGCACGAGGCCATCTTTGCCATGCTGGCCTCTATCATGAACAAGGATGGGCTGTTGGTGGCCAATGGGAACGGCTTTGTGACTCGTGAGTTCCTGCGTAGCCTGCGCAAGCCCTTCAACGAGATCATGGAGCCCAAATTCGAGTTTGCTGTAAAATTCAACGCGCTGGAGCTGGATGACAGTGACCTGTCTCTGTTTGTGGCTGCCATTATCCTGTGCGGAG ACCGTCCTGGCCTGATGAACGTGAAGCAGGTGGAGAAGATCCAAGACAACATCCTGCGAGCGCTGGAGTTTCACCTGCAGTCTAACCACCCGGATGCCCAGTACCTCTTCCCCaagctgctgcagaagatgGCCGACCTGCGGCAGCTGGTGACGGAGCACGCCCAGCTGGTGCAGAAGATCAAGAAGACGGAGACGGAGACATCTCTGCACCCGCTTCTACAGGAGATCTACAAGGACATGTACTAA